In one Bosea sp. RAC05 genomic region, the following are encoded:
- a CDS encoding ABC transporter substrate-binding protein, whose product MQTQSWLRAGLFAALATASFGAAPAQAQGSLVLYCSVQEEWCRPMAQAFEKETGIKVSMTRKSSGETYAQIKAESSNPRGDIWWGGTGDPHLQAAEEGLSEAYESPRNADLHDWAVKQWKQSKGRTIGVYAGALGFGFNTKQVASRKIDEPKCWADLIKANLKDEVQVADPNSSGTSYTMLATLVQLMGEDKAFDYLKALHKNINQYTKSGAAPAKATSLGETTVGITFMHDMVTMVVDGGPVKVVAPCEGTGYEIGSMSMIKGARNPESAKKFYDWALTPAAQALATQAKSFQVPSNKSVVPPPQAPKLEEVKLIDYDFAKYGSSAERTRLLSKWDREVKVLPK is encoded by the coding sequence ATGCAGACGCAGTCCTGGCTCCGGGCCGGCCTCTTCGCCGCGCTCGCCACCGCTTCCTTCGGGGCCGCTCCGGCCCAGGCGCAGGGGTCCCTCGTGCTCTACTGTTCCGTTCAGGAGGAGTGGTGCCGGCCGATGGCCCAGGCCTTCGAGAAGGAGACCGGCATCAAGGTTTCGATGACTCGCAAGAGCTCCGGCGAGACCTATGCCCAGATCAAGGCCGAATCCTCGAACCCCCGTGGCGACATCTGGTGGGGCGGCACCGGCGATCCCCATCTCCAGGCCGCCGAGGAGGGCTTGAGCGAGGCCTATGAGAGCCCGCGCAACGCCGATCTGCACGACTGGGCTGTGAAGCAGTGGAAGCAGTCCAAGGGCCGTACCATCGGCGTCTATGCCGGCGCGCTCGGCTTCGGCTTCAACACCAAGCAGGTCGCCTCCCGCAAGATCGACGAGCCGAAATGCTGGGCCGACCTGATCAAGGCCAATCTCAAGGACGAGGTCCAGGTCGCCGATCCGAACTCGTCGGGCACCTCTTACACGATGCTGGCCACGCTCGTGCAGCTGATGGGCGAGGACAAGGCCTTCGACTACCTCAAGGCCCTACACAAGAACATCAACCAGTACACCAAGTCGGGCGCCGCGCCGGCCAAGGCGACGAGCCTCGGCGAGACCACCGTCGGCATCACCTTCATGCACGACATGGTGACGATGGTCGTCGATGGCGGCCCGGTGAAGGTCGTCGCCCCCTGCGAGGGAACGGGCTACGAGATCGGCTCGATGTCCATGATCAAGGGCGCCCGCAATCCCGAAAGCGCCAAGAAGTTCTATGACTGGGCGCTGACGCCGGCCGCTCAGGCCCTGGCGACGCAGGCGAAGTCCTTCCAGGTGCCGTCCAACAAGAGCGTGGTGCCGCCCCCGCAGGCGCCGAAGCTCGAGGAGGTCAAGCTGATCGACTACGACTTCGCCAAATACGGCTCGTCGGCCGAGCGTACGCGCCTGCTCAGCAAGTGGGACCGTGAGGTCAAGGTGCTGCCGAAGTAA
- a CDS encoding ABC transporter permease — MRGTTKLVLVMGWLGYGLLPWYLVERASLVSVAWLSGYPFGRAGTALALALSGGAPWLLPVGLALLAATVASGLRDEKIVARILILAGAAGIALFFAQGFAIGIRGQGIPGLAALLGGAGAAQPGMGAGAFLCVLSLLLLLCHGLAYRGYCRGDLFTTSAIGIIVLLIGLFIFFPVVTVLESALIDQNGAFALSAFTSRFFDSSIWGLGCLTANTNCGVAWNTLFLAVLCGVITTLLGLACALLILRTGMPGKRVMRALTVLPIITPPFVIGLALILLFGRSGMVSNLMYEWFDVPRSRWIYGLPGVLLAQVLAFAPIAFLVLIGVVQGISPSLEEASQTLGAKRWQTFRTVTWPLLKPGIANAFLLGFVESMADFGNPLVLGGNYEVLSTKIFFAVVGASHNQGQAAVLAIVLLGFTLGAFWVQQRWLGGKSYTTVTGKGDSGLPTPLPRRVSWLAGLVILPWVALTFVIYLVILIGGFVKAMGRDYTPTLEHYRTGFSIDWSRGLFFEGAAWDSFFTTIKIAAISAPLTAVIGLITAYLLTRQRFAGRSALEFATMLSFAIPGTVIGVAYILAFNVPPIEITGTGLILVLAFVFRNMPVGVRSGIAGLSQIDKSLDEASTTLRARSFTTLWRIMLPLLKPALVSALVYSFVRAMTAVSAVIFLVSAEYNLATAYIVGRVEAGEFGLAIAYSSVLIVFMAFGIGLIQLGVGERKLGRRKAVAAVATPVPAPAVG, encoded by the coding sequence ATGCGCGGAACGACGAAGCTCGTGCTCGTGATGGGCTGGCTCGGCTACGGCCTGCTGCCCTGGTATCTCGTCGAGCGTGCGAGTCTCGTCAGCGTCGCCTGGCTGAGCGGCTATCCCTTCGGCCGGGCCGGCACGGCCCTGGCGCTTGCGCTCTCGGGCGGGGCGCCCTGGCTGCTGCCGGTCGGACTGGCGCTGCTGGCCGCGACGGTGGCGAGCGGGCTGCGCGACGAGAAGATCGTGGCGCGCATCCTGATCCTGGCGGGGGCGGCCGGCATCGCGCTGTTCTTCGCGCAGGGCTTCGCCATCGGCATCCGCGGCCAGGGCATTCCCGGGCTGGCGGCGCTGCTCGGAGGGGCCGGCGCGGCCCAGCCGGGCATGGGGGCCGGCGCCTTTCTCTGTGTCCTGTCGCTGCTGCTGCTGCTCTGTCACGGCCTGGCCTATCGCGGCTATTGCCGCGGCGACCTGTTCACCACCAGCGCCATCGGCATCATCGTGCTGCTGATCGGGCTGTTCATCTTCTTCCCGGTCGTGACCGTGCTGGAGAGCGCGCTGATCGACCAGAACGGCGCCTTCGCGCTCTCGGCCTTCACCAGCCGCTTCTTCGATTCCTCGATCTGGGGCCTGGGCTGCCTCACCGCCAACACCAATTGCGGCGTGGCCTGGAACACGCTGTTCCTGGCGGTTCTCTGCGGTGTCATCACGACGCTGCTGGGGCTCGCCTGCGCCCTGCTGATCCTGCGCACCGGCATGCCGGGCAAGCGGGTGATGCGGGCGCTGACCGTGCTGCCGATCATCACGCCGCCCTTCGTCATCGGTCTCGCGCTGATCCTGCTCTTCGGCCGCTCGGGCATGGTCTCGAACCTGATGTATGAGTGGTTCGACGTCCCCCGCTCGCGCTGGATCTACGGCCTTCCCGGCGTGCTGTTGGCGCAGGTGCTGGCCTTCGCGCCGATCGCCTTCCTGGTGCTGATCGGCGTCGTGCAGGGCATCAGCCCGAGCCTCGAGGAAGCCTCGCAGACGCTCGGCGCCAAGCGCTGGCAGACCTTCCGGACCGTGACCTGGCCCCTGCTCAAGCCCGGCATCGCCAACGCCTTCCTGCTCGGCTTCGTCGAGAGCATGGCCGATTTCGGCAACCCGCTCGTGCTGGGCGGCAATTACGAGGTGCTCTCGACCAAGATCTTCTTTGCCGTGGTCGGAGCCTCGCACAACCAGGGCCAGGCGGCCGTGCTGGCGATCGTGCTGCTCGGCTTCACGCTCGGAGCCTTCTGGGTCCAGCAGCGCTGGCTCGGCGGGAAATCCTACACGACGGTGACCGGCAAGGGCGATTCCGGCCTGCCGACGCCGCTGCCGCGGCGCGTCTCCTGGCTCGCCGGCCTCGTCATCCTGCCCTGGGTCGCGCTGACCTTCGTGATCTACCTGGTCATCCTGATCGGCGGCTTCGTCAAGGCGATGGGCCGCGACTACACGCCGACGCTGGAGCATTACCGCACCGGCTTCTCGATCGACTGGAGCCGCGGCCTGTTCTTCGAGGGAGCGGCCTGGGATTCCTTCTTCACCACGATCAAGATCGCCGCCATCTCGGCGCCGCTGACGGCGGTGATCGGCCTGATCACGGCCTATCTGCTGACACGGCAGCGCTTCGCAGGGCGCTCCGCGCTCGAATTCGCGACGATGCTCTCCTTCGCGATTCCCGGCACCGTGATCGGCGTCGCCTACATCCTGGCCTTCAACGTGCCGCCGATCGAGATCACCGGCACGGGGCTGATCCTCGTGCTCGCCTTCGTCTTCCGCAACATGCCGGTCGGCGTCCGCTCCGGCATCGCCGGCCTGTCGCAGATCGACAAGAGCCTCGACGAGGCCTCGACCACGCTGCGGGCCCGCTCCTTCACCACGCTCTGGCGCATCATGCTGCCGCTGCTCAAGCCGGCGCTCGTCTCGGCGCTGGTTTATTCCTTCGTTCGCGCGATGACGGCCGTCAGCGCCGTGATCTTCCTGGTCTCGGCCGAGTACAACCTCGCCACCGCCTACATCGTCGGGCGCGTCGAGGCCGGCGAGTTCGGGCTCGCGATCGCCTATTCCTCGGTGCTCATCGTCTTCATGGCGTTCGGCATCGGCCTGATTCAGTTGGGCGTCGGCGAGCGCAAGCTCGGGCGCCGGAAGGCCGTCGCGGCGGTGGCCACGCCGGTGCCCGCTCCGGCGGTCGGATAA
- a CDS encoding ABC transporter ATP-binding protein — MAKAGPASVEFRNVSMRYGAVTAVDNISFTIEAGTLVTLLGPSGCGKTTTLRMIAGLEIASDGQILIGGHDVTRLSAADRDVSMVFQSYALFPHMSVLENAAYGPTVKGLGKEKSREMALDKLALVGLKGFENRYPSELSGGQQQRVAVARALVLEPQVLLFDEPLSNLDAKLRRRVREEIRELQQDLNLTVAYVTHDQEEALAVSDRIIVMSNARIAQEGAPRALYEAPANAFVADFIGDANLIDVTITAVADGRAAVAIGSATVSLPARDFGPGPAKVAIRPESLLLSETAGPDSLSGTIRKCAYLGNHLDIMVETEVGELFVVQYGHHDMWKPGTPVNLAFAGSGVTLIPPN, encoded by the coding sequence ATGGCAAAGGCCGGCCCGGCATCCGTCGAATTCCGCAATGTCTCGATGCGCTACGGCGCTGTGACGGCGGTCGACAACATCTCCTTCACCATCGAGGCCGGGACGCTGGTCACGCTGCTCGGCCCCTCCGGCTGCGGCAAGACGACGACCCTGCGCATGATCGCCGGGCTCGAGATCGCCAGCGACGGGCAGATCCTTATCGGCGGGCATGACGTGACGCGGCTGTCGGCCGCCGACCGTGACGTCAGCATGGTCTTCCAGTCCTATGCGCTCTTTCCCCATATGAGCGTGCTGGAGAATGCCGCCTACGGCCCGACGGTGAAGGGCCTCGGCAAGGAGAAGTCGCGCGAGATGGCGCTCGACAAACTCGCGCTGGTCGGCCTCAAGGGCTTCGAGAACCGTTATCCGTCCGAATTGTCGGGCGGCCAGCAGCAGCGGGTCGCGGTGGCGCGCGCGCTCGTGCTCGAGCCGCAGGTGCTGCTCTTCGACGAGCCGCTCTCCAACCTCGACGCCAAGCTGCGCCGCCGTGTCCGCGAGGAAATCCGCGAACTGCAGCAGGACCTGAACCTGACCGTCGCCTATGTCACCCATGATCAGGAGGAGGCGCTCGCCGTCTCGGACCGGATCATCGTGATGTCCAATGCGCGGATCGCGCAGGAGGGCGCGCCGCGGGCGCTCTACGAGGCTCCGGCCAACGCCTTCGTCGCCGACTTCATCGGCGACGCCAACCTGATCGACGTGACCATCACCGCGGTCGCGGACGGGCGCGCCGCGGTGGCGATCGGCTCCGCGACGGTGTCCCTGCCGGCGCGCGACTTCGGGCCCGGCCCGGCCAAGGTCGCCATCCGTCCCGAAAGCCTGCTGCTGTCGGAGACGGCGGGCCCGGATTCGCTGTCAGGCACGATTCGCAAATGCGCCTATCTCGGCAATCATCTCGACATCATGGTCGAGACCGAGGTGGGCGAACTCTTCGTCGTCCAGTACGGCCATCACGACATGTGGAAGCCGGGAACGCCGGTCAACCTCGCTTTCGCGGGCTCGGGCGTCACTCTCATCCCACCGAATTGA
- a CDS encoding Na/Pi cotransporter family protein: MTTNDSATMILFHLAGGVALLIWSVRLVRTGAMRAFGASLRQALQSFTRNRFAAFGSGAAVTIVLQSSTATTLLVSSFAARKLIAPAMALAVLLGANLGTSLAAFVISMDLGWLWGLCLAIGVALYLGHEAMDRARNIGRILVGIGLILLALIELNGAAAPLAQSPTFRTLLTALGSEPLLAVVVAAAATWLTHSSIAIVLLIVTFASSGLVPPATALTLVVGANLGNALIPVLDQLGAPVAQRRAAVANLATRLLLALIVLPFVAPLSKWLLGLPFADARLAIEFHLALNLVGALVFLPFVHPIAALVSRLMPDRAVAETVVAPRYLDTNALDSPTEALACAMREALHLGDRVEGMLRDTMTLLEKDELRLSRAIAEADDGVDTIHESIKLYLVRVSRNELTDEEGRRLLEIITLITNLEHIGDIIDKNLRELAEKKIRKRYSFSPEGLAEIRDFHQRVAAGLGLALNVFATRDLALARQLFAEKATMREAERRATESHFERLRDGRPESIETSAIHLDIIRDLKRIHGHVASIGYPILEGANVLRESRLMESKEGRARQERDALLPAPQTGR, translated from the coding sequence ATGACCACCAACGACAGCGCGACGATGATCCTGTTCCACCTCGCCGGCGGCGTCGCGCTGCTGATCTGGTCGGTGCGGCTGGTCCGGACGGGGGCGATGCGCGCCTTCGGCGCTTCGCTCAGGCAGGCCTTGCAGAGCTTCACGCGCAACCGCTTTGCCGCCTTCGGCAGCGGCGCCGCCGTCACCATCGTGCTGCAGAGCTCGACCGCGACGACCCTGCTCGTCTCCTCCTTCGCCGCCCGCAAGCTCATCGCACCGGCGATGGCACTGGCGGTCCTGCTCGGCGCCAATCTCGGCACCTCGCTCGCGGCCTTCGTCATCTCGATGGACCTCGGCTGGCTCTGGGGGCTCTGCCTCGCCATCGGCGTGGCGCTCTATCTCGGCCACGAGGCGATGGACCGGGCGCGCAACATCGGCCGCATCCTGGTCGGCATCGGCCTGATCCTGCTCGCCTTGATCGAGCTGAACGGCGCGGCGGCACCGCTCGCCCAGTCGCCGACCTTCCGCACCCTGCTCACGGCGCTGGGCAGCGAGCCGCTGCTGGCGGTCGTCGTCGCGGCGGCCGCGACCTGGCTGACGCATTCCAGCATCGCCATCGTGCTGCTGATCGTCACCTTCGCCTCGTCGGGCCTCGTCCCACCGGCGACGGCGCTGACGCTGGTCGTCGGCGCCAATCTCGGCAATGCGCTGATCCCGGTGCTGGACCAGCTCGGCGCGCCCGTCGCGCAGCGCCGGGCGGCCGTCGCCAATCTGGCGACGCGGCTGCTGCTGGCGCTGATAGTGCTGCCCTTCGTGGCGCCCCTGTCGAAATGGCTGCTGGGGCTGCCGTTTGCGGATGCGCGGCTGGCCATCGAGTTCCATCTCGCCCTCAACCTGGTGGGCGCGCTGGTCTTCCTGCCCTTCGTGCATCCGATCGCCGCCCTCGTCTCGCGTCTCATGCCGGATCGTGCCGTTGCCGAGACGGTGGTGGCGCCTCGCTATCTCGACACCAACGCGCTCGACAGCCCGACCGAGGCCCTCGCCTGCGCCATGCGCGAGGCGCTGCATCTCGGCGACCGCGTCGAGGGCATGCTGCGCGACACCATGACCCTGCTGGAGAAAGACGAGCTCAGGCTCTCGCGCGCGATCGCGGAGGCCGATGACGGCGTCGACACCATCCATGAATCGATCAAGCTCTATCTCGTGCGGGTCTCGCGCAACGAGCTGACCGACGAGGAGGGGCGCCGCCTGCTGGAGATCATCACCCTGATCACCAATCTCGAGCATATCGGCGACATCATCGACAAGAATCTGCGCGAGCTGGCCGAGAAGAAGATCCGCAAGCGCTACTCCTTCTCGCCCGAGGGGCTGGCGGAGATCCGCGACTTCCACCAGCGCGTCGCCGCGGGGCTCGGGCTGGCGCTCAACGTCTTCGCGACCCGCGACCTCGCCCTCGCGCGCCAGCTCTTCGCCGAGAAGGCGACGATGCGGGAGGCCGAGCGCCGGGCCACCGAAAGCCATTTCGAGCGGCTGCGCGACGGGCGGCCGGAATCGATCGAGACCAGCGCCATCCATCTCGACATCATCCGCGATCTCAAGCGCATCCACGGCCATGTCGCCTCGATCGGCTATCCGATCCTGGAGGGCGCCAATGTCCTGCGCGAAAGCCGGCTGATGGAGAGCAAGGAGGGTCGCGCGAGGCAGGAGCGCGATGCGCTGCTGCCGGCGCCCCAGACGGGCCGGTGA
- a CDS encoding NUDIX hydrolase, with the protein MKKKKGLPGTIRSQIAAMPIRRLPGGGLEVLLVTSRTTRRWIVPKGWPIKGLTDPEAAAREAYEEAGVVGHIVKEPAGRYSYWKRMSDHFVLCEVTLFLLDVERQLPTWAEQGQRESRWFSPEDAADLVDEPELASAIRNVSLASAA; encoded by the coding sequence ATGAAGAAGAAGAAGGGCCTTCCCGGCACGATCCGGTCGCAGATCGCGGCCATGCCGATCCGGCGCCTGCCGGGGGGCGGCCTGGAGGTTCTGCTCGTCACATCGCGCACCACCCGCCGCTGGATCGTCCCCAAGGGCTGGCCGATCAAGGGGTTGACCGATCCGGAGGCGGCGGCGCGCGAGGCCTATGAGGAGGCCGGCGTCGTCGGCCACATCGTCAAGGAACCCGCGGGGCGCTACAGCTACTGGAAGCGCATGTCCGACCATTTCGTGCTGTGCGAAGTGACGCTGTTCCTGCTGGACGTCGAGCGGCAGCTGCCGACCTGGGCGGAACAGGGCCAGCGCGAGAGCCGGTGGTTCAGCCCCGAGGATGCCGCCGACCTCGTCGACGAGCCGGAACTCGCCTCGGCGATCCGCAACGTCAGCCTCGCCTCCGCGGCCTGA
- a CDS encoding ArgE/DapE family deacylase, with the protein MPLAPALRDRILASVEAGFAEQIAFTQELIRFPSLRGEEHACQDFVFRALKERGFTLDRFKMDEAAIKAHPGGGPFSEHHSDAPIVVGIHHPRVETGRSLILQAHVDVVPTGPVDQWTHAPFDPVIEGDWLYGRGSADMKAGHGANFACLDALRRIGLQPAATLYLESVVEEESTGNGALMTHLRGYRAQAALIPEPEYEMLCRANAGVIWFQFEVRGVPVHVREMGAGANAIDAAYRVIAALRRLEEELNAEKAGRAHFEDQAHPINLNIGKIEGGDWASSVPCWCRVDCRVGLYPGVTAPEIAQRIEDCIRTASRADSFLANNPPKVTFNGFWAEGYVLEPGSEAEAVLGRAHEAALGKPLQSFMTPAYLDARVHALYDKIPALCYGPMGENIHAFDERVSLASVKRITGAMALFVAEWCGVEPLSA; encoded by the coding sequence ATGCCTCTCGCCCCCGCCCTGCGTGACAGGATCCTCGCCTCGGTCGAGGCCGGCTTCGCCGAGCAGATCGCCTTCACGCAGGAACTGATCCGCTTTCCCTCGCTGCGGGGTGAAGAACATGCCTGCCAGGACTTCGTCTTCCGGGCGCTGAAGGAGCGTGGTTTCACGCTGGACCGCTTCAAGATGGACGAGGCGGCGATCAAGGCCCATCCCGGCGGCGGACCATTCTCGGAGCATCATTCCGATGCGCCGATCGTGGTCGGCATCCACCATCCGCGCGTGGAGACTGGGCGCTCGCTCATCCTGCAGGCGCATGTCGACGTGGTGCCGACCGGCCCGGTCGATCAGTGGACCCATGCGCCCTTCGATCCCGTGATCGAGGGCGACTGGCTCTACGGCCGCGGCAGCGCCGACATGAAGGCCGGCCACGGCGCCAATTTCGCCTGCCTCGACGCGCTTCGGCGGATCGGGCTGCAGCCGGCGGCGACGCTCTATCTGGAATCGGTGGTCGAGGAGGAATCGACCGGCAATGGCGCGCTGATGACGCATCTGCGCGGCTATCGTGCGCAGGCCGCACTGATTCCCGAGCCGGAATACGAGATGCTGTGCCGCGCCAATGCCGGCGTGATCTGGTTCCAGTTCGAGGTGCGCGGCGTGCCCGTGCATGTGCGCGAGATGGGGGCCGGCGCCAATGCGATCGACGCCGCCTACCGGGTGATCGCCGCGCTGCGCAGGCTCGAGGAGGAGCTCAACGCCGAGAAGGCCGGGCGCGCGCATTTCGAGGACCAGGCCCACCCGATCAACCTGAACATCGGCAAGATCGAGGGCGGCGACTGGGCCTCCTCCGTGCCGTGCTGGTGCCGCGTCGATTGCCGCGTCGGGCTCTATCCCGGCGTCACGGCGCCGGAGATCGCCCAGCGCATCGAGGACTGCATCCGCACCGCCTCCCGCGCCGACAGCTTCCTCGCCAACAACCCGCCCAAGGTGACCTTCAACGGCTTCTGGGCCGAGGGTTATGTGCTCGAGCCCGGCAGCGAGGCGGAGGCCGTGCTCGGCCGGGCGCATGAGGCGGCTCTGGGCAAGCCGCTGCAATCCTTCATGACGCCGGCCTATCTCGATGCCCGCGTGCATGCGCTCTACGACAAGATACCGGCGCTCTGCTACGGGCCGATGGGCGAGAACATCCACGCTTTCGACGAGCGGGTGAGCCTCGCCTCGGTCAAGCGCATCACCGGCGCCATGGCCCTGTTCGTCGCCGAATGGTGCGGGGTCGAGCCCCTCTCCGCCTGA
- a CDS encoding c-type cytochrome, with translation MTAIRLALLAALFAPALAAPATAQDVAAGERSWNKCRACHQIGETAKNIVGPQLNGLFGRQAGTVEGYSYSVANKNSGITWDEAVFAEYIKDPRAKIPGTKMVFAGIKNEKEIADLTAFLKQFDKDGKKL, from the coding sequence ATGACCGCCATTCGCCTCGCCCTGCTGGCCGCCCTGTTCGCCCCCGCCCTCGCCGCGCCCGCAACGGCCCAGGACGTCGCCGCCGGCGAGCGCTCCTGGAACAAGTGCCGCGCCTGCCACCAGATCGGCGAGACCGCCAAGAACATCGTCGGTCCGCAGCTCAACGGGCTGTTCGGGCGCCAGGCCGGCACGGTCGAGGGCTACAGCTATTCGGTCGCCAACAAGAACTCCGGCATCACCTGGGACGAGGCGGTCTTCGCCGAGTACATCAAGGACCCGCGCGCCAAGATCCCGGGCACCAAGATGGTCTTCGCCGGCATCAAGAACGAGAAGGAAATCGCCGATCTGACGGCCTTCCTCAAGCAGTTCGACAAGGACGGCAAGAAGCTCTGA
- a CDS encoding alpha/beta fold hydrolase produces the protein MNPQPSDRPVPAQFDARTADGAVLRVFAEGRGRPLLLVTGLGGTAGFWASISETLARSFRVLRFDQRGLAASTRGKAPCSIETLAQDCVSVLDEAGIEQAVVLGHSTGGCIALSLAQLAPGRVEGLILSGSWLKPSRYMAAYFGARRDILGSHPQAYAATSVLCAYPPAWIEANWHIYEAALAAAPLTVQQQSVMAERIDALLAFDGTAQAAALALPVLVLGARDDMVVPAFLQEDLAAALPGCAKTMLDSGGHLFPISRPDAFTSTVADWIGRLD, from the coding sequence ATGAACCCACAGCCGAGCGACCGGCCCGTGCCGGCCCAGTTCGACGCGCGGACGGCCGATGGCGCCGTGCTGCGCGTCTTTGCCGAGGGCCGGGGCCGACCGCTGCTGCTGGTGACCGGCCTCGGCGGAACCGCCGGCTTCTGGGCGAGCATCTCCGAGACGCTGGCGCGGTCCTTCCGCGTGCTGCGCTTCGACCAGCGCGGACTCGCCGCCAGCACGCGCGGCAAAGCGCCTTGCAGCATCGAGACGCTGGCCCAGGACTGCGTGAGCGTGCTCGACGAGGCCGGTATCGAGCAGGCAGTGGTGCTCGGCCACTCGACCGGGGGCTGCATCGCGTTGTCGCTCGCGCAGCTCGCACCGGGGCGCGTCGAGGGGCTGATCCTGAGTGGGAGCTGGTTGAAGCCGAGCCGCTACATGGCCGCCTATTTCGGCGCACGCCGCGATATCCTCGGGAGCCATCCCCAGGCTTATGCCGCGACGTCCGTGCTCTGCGCCTATCCTCCGGCCTGGATCGAGGCGAACTGGCACATCTACGAGGCGGCCCTGGCCGCGGCGCCGCTGACGGTGCAGCAGCAGTCGGTGATGGCCGAGCGCATCGACGCGCTGCTCGCCTTCGACGGGACCGCGCAGGCCGCCGCACTCGCCCTGCCGGTGCTCGTGCTCGGCGCCCGCGACGACATGGTCGTGCCCGCCTTCCTGCAGGAGGATCTGGCGGCGGCACTGCCCGGCTGCGCCAAGACCATGCTCGACTCCGGCGGGCATCTCTTCCCGATTTCGCGGCCGGACGCCTTCACCTCGACGGTGGCCGACTGGATCGGCCGGCTGGACTGA
- a CDS encoding FecR family protein: MAASDDGVVGPGDGALDRRALVRVAMLLGLGGLPLPALAQATGDRAPAAGMVTDLRGDAMAELRETRRRLATDGPVFVGDRVETGEDARAGFRLGRATELRLGEKARITIDRFIVDAGGTITLGAGALLVDKAPGSEAGRIRIRSSYGLIAVRGTRFFAGPSNGVFGVFVERGEVAVRAAGREVLLAAGEGTDIARRGAAPTPARRWGEARIAAALAQVA; encoded by the coding sequence ATGGCTGCGAGTGACGATGGAGTGGTCGGTCCGGGTGACGGTGCGCTGGACCGGCGCGCCCTGGTGCGGGTGGCCATGCTGCTCGGCCTGGGCGGCCTGCCGCTGCCGGCCCTGGCCCAGGCCACGGGGGATCGCGCCCCGGCCGCCGGGATGGTGACGGATCTGCGCGGGGACGCCATGGCCGAGCTCCGGGAGACCCGTCGCAGGCTCGCGACCGACGGCCCCGTCTTCGTCGGCGACCGGGTCGAGACGGGCGAGGACGCCCGCGCCGGCTTCCGGCTCGGCCGCGCGACCGAGCTGCGCCTGGGCGAGAAGGCGCGCATCACCATCGACCGCTTCATCGTCGATGCCGGCGGCACCATCACGCTCGGGGCGGGTGCGCTGCTGGTCGACAAGGCTCCCGGCAGCGAAGCCGGTCGCATCCGGATCCGCTCCTCCTATGGCCTGATCGCCGTGCGCGGCACGCGCTTCTTCGCCGGGCCGAGCAACGGCGTCTTCGGCGTCTTTGTCGAGCGCGGCGAGGTGGCCGTGCGGGCAGCCGGCCGTGAGGTCCTGCTGGCGGCTGGCGAGGGCACCGACATCGCCCGCCGCGGGGCCGCGCCCACCCCGGCACGACGCTGGGGCGAGGCGCGCATCGCCGCGGCACTGGCCCAGGTCGCCTGA
- a CDS encoding Crp/Fnr family transcriptional regulator yields the protein MEPGSIAALLAEAGFFSGLSAEALQDCAAAFREQRCDQGQMLFARGDAGDRLLLVAEGRVRLAVTTEDGRELSVRHAARGDLLGEIALLDGGPRSADAVAMTPVLAYGLRRAALEQLMARHPELATGIIAFLCRRLRQTTDQLEGIALYSIEVRLARFLLVGLAGRRAAPGKRVPLDMAFSQGELAQLLGASRPKVNAALGSLEQAGAIRRTADRLFCDPDRLAACAGMADG from the coding sequence ATGGAGCCGGGCTCGATCGCGGCGCTGCTGGCCGAGGCCGGCTTCTTCTCGGGCCTCTCCGCCGAGGCTCTTCAGGATTGTGCCGCCGCGTTTCGCGAGCAGCGCTGCGACCAGGGGCAGATGCTGTTTGCCCGCGGCGATGCCGGAGATCGACTGCTGCTCGTCGCCGAAGGGCGCGTGCGGCTGGCCGTGACGACCGAGGATGGCCGCGAACTCAGCGTGCGCCACGCGGCCCGGGGCGATCTGCTGGGCGAGATCGCCCTGCTCGACGGCGGTCCGCGCAGCGCCGACGCCGTGGCGATGACGCCCGTCCTCGCCTATGGCCTGCGCCGCGCCGCGCTCGAGCAGTTGATGGCGCGCCATCCGGAGCTGGCGACCGGGATCATCGCATTCCTCTGCCGCCGGCTGCGCCAGACCACCGACCAGCTCGAGGGCATCGCGCTGTATTCGATCGAGGTCAGGCTGGCCCGCTTCCTCCTGGTCGGGCTCGCCGGCCGCCGGGCGGCGCCGGGCAAGCGGGTTCCGCTCGACATGGCGTTCTCGCAGGGCGAGCTGGCGCAGCTGCTGGGCGCCAGCCGGCCGAAGGTCAATGCGGCGCTCGGTTCGCTCGAACAGGCGGGCGCGATCCGCCGCACGGCCGACCGGCTCTTCTGCGATCCCGACCGGCTGGCGGCCTGCGCCGGAATGGCCGATGGCTGA